The proteins below come from a single Oerskovia jenensis genomic window:
- the ilvC gene encoding ketol-acid reductoisomerase yields MAELFYDDDADLSIIQQKKVAVVGYGSQGHAHAQNLRDSGVQVVIALKEGSKSIAKATDEGFEVKTVAEAAQWADLIMILAPDQHQRSIYNDEIKPNLAAGKTLAFAHGFNIRFGYIEAPEGVDVILVAPKAPGHTVRREFVAGRGIPDIIAVEKDASGHAWDIALSYAKAIGGTRAGVIKTTFTEETETDLFGEQAVLCGGVSQLVQYGFETLTEAGYQPEIAYFEVLHELKLIVDLMWEGGIAKQRWSVSDTAEYGDYVSGPRVIDPRVKENMKAVLGDIQNGAFAKRFIDDQDAGAPEFKELRAKGEAHPIEATGRELRGMFAWAKSGDDDYTEGSVGR; encoded by the coding sequence GTGGCAGAGCTCTTCTACGACGACGACGCCGACCTCTCGATCATCCAGCAGAAGAAGGTCGCGGTCGTCGGGTACGGCAGCCAGGGGCACGCGCACGCGCAGAACCTCCGCGACTCTGGCGTCCAGGTCGTCATCGCCCTCAAGGAAGGCTCCAAGTCGATCGCCAAGGCGACCGACGAGGGCTTCGAGGTCAAGACCGTCGCCGAGGCCGCCCAGTGGGCCGACCTCATCATGATCCTCGCGCCGGACCAGCACCAGCGCTCGATCTACAACGACGAGATCAAGCCGAACCTCGCCGCCGGCAAGACGCTCGCGTTCGCGCACGGCTTCAACATCCGCTTCGGCTACATCGAGGCCCCCGAGGGTGTCGACGTCATCCTCGTCGCCCCCAAGGCGCCGGGCCACACCGTGCGTCGCGAGTTCGTCGCGGGCCGCGGCATCCCCGACATCATCGCCGTCGAGAAGGACGCGTCGGGCCACGCGTGGGACATCGCGCTCTCGTACGCGAAGGCGATCGGCGGCACGCGCGCCGGCGTCATCAAGACGACGTTCACCGAGGAGACCGAGACCGACCTGTTCGGCGAGCAGGCCGTCCTGTGCGGTGGCGTGTCGCAGCTCGTCCAGTACGGCTTCGAGACGCTCACCGAGGCCGGCTACCAGCCGGAGATCGCCTACTTCGAGGTCCTGCACGAGCTCAAGCTCATCGTGGACCTCATGTGGGAGGGCGGCATCGCCAAGCAGCGCTGGTCGGTGTCCGACACCGCCGAGTACGGCGACTACGTCTCGGGCCCCCGTGTCATCGACCCGCGGGTCAAGGAGAACATGAAGGCCGTCCTCGGGGACATCCAGAACGGCGCGTTCGCGAAGCGCTTCATCGACGACCAGGACGCGGGCGCCCCCGAGTTCAAGGAGCTCCGCGCCAAGGGCGAGGCGCACCCGATCGAGGCCACGGGCCGCGAGCTGCGCGGCATGTTCGCGTGGGCCAAGTCGGGCGACGACGACTACACCGAGGGCTCGGTCGGTCGCTGA
- a CDS encoding VOC family protein: protein MSDAITARQFHDSDGVEDWRVVLGTAQTRFRTGSFTAGVELIDAIGELAEGMNHHPDVDLRYATVTVRVSSHDVGGLSRRDVTLARRISLVAKELEHPAETDGLVEVEIAIDALDRPAVRPFWRAVLGYAEAPPEDEGLGLTDPAGYGPSVWFQQMDAPRPQRNRIHLDVSVPHDLAEARVTAAIAAGGHLVSDSRAPAFWVLADVEGNEACVCTWQARD from the coding sequence ATGAGCGACGCGATCACCGCCCGACAGTTCCACGACAGCGACGGGGTGGAGGACTGGCGCGTCGTGCTGGGCACCGCGCAGACCCGCTTCCGGACGGGTTCGTTCACCGCCGGGGTCGAGCTGATCGACGCGATCGGCGAGCTGGCCGAGGGCATGAACCACCACCCCGACGTCGACCTGCGCTACGCGACCGTCACCGTCCGGGTGTCCTCGCACGACGTGGGCGGGCTGAGCCGGCGCGACGTGACCCTGGCCCGCCGGATCTCCCTCGTGGCCAAGGAGCTCGAGCACCCGGCCGAGACGGACGGGCTGGTCGAGGTCGAGATCGCGATCGACGCCCTGGACCGGCCTGCCGTGCGGCCCTTCTGGCGCGCGGTGCTCGGCTACGCCGAAGCGCCGCCCGAGGACGAGGGGCTGGGGCTCACGGACCCCGCAGGGTACGGACCGTCCGTCTGGTTCCAGCAGATGGACGCGCCGCGCCCTCAGCGCAACCGCATCCACCTCGACGTCTCCGTCCCGCACGACCTGGCCGAGGCGCGCGTGACCGCCGCGATCGCAGCAGGAGGCCACCTGGTCTCGGACTCCCGCGCGCCCGCCTTCTGGGTCCTCGCTGACGTCGAGGGCAACGAGGCGTGCGTCTGCACGTGGCAGGCGCGCGACTGA
- a CDS encoding ROK family transcriptional regulator, which translates to MSRTHVPGTPGLLRTINDRAALELLLDTGPMTRSQIGDLTGVSRPTSSQIVARLESAGLIEPTGAVQGARGPQAVTYAARTDVVVGLALDVLPGGVQARVVDARGAVLGGAEVPTSADRTAVSDVRAARDAACADARVPVERVGAIVVGVQAAADPTTGDLWLVGDLPGWPRLAVRSLLEQEFGIPVHIENDVNLATIAEQDAGRCDDTSFSLLWIGQGIGLGTLIDGRLHHGATGAAGELGYLPVPVTVREYDDHSVNLQDLVGGRRLEELAVRYGVPGVGYTEHLAAMVADPDSPAVVALVEDFGRRLATVVQPVVAVVEPHLIVLSGPTCIAGGQRLADATRSHLTDTEQGVALIVPALAPSAPVLRGAQAVVAAEVRALLLDRVSPHIVDHGTHGAPLQTVRATAAHLGAAAPSRSG; encoded by the coding sequence GTGTCCCGCACGCACGTCCCGGGAACCCCCGGGTTGCTCCGCACGATCAACGACCGCGCCGCGCTCGAGCTCCTGCTCGACACCGGCCCCATGACACGGTCCCAGATCGGCGACCTCACCGGTGTCTCCCGCCCGACATCCTCCCAGATCGTGGCACGCCTCGAGTCCGCCGGGCTCATCGAACCCACCGGGGCCGTCCAGGGAGCCCGCGGCCCCCAGGCCGTCACGTACGCCGCGCGCACCGATGTCGTCGTCGGCCTGGCGCTCGACGTGCTCCCCGGAGGGGTGCAGGCCCGTGTCGTCGACGCCCGCGGCGCGGTCCTCGGCGGTGCCGAGGTCCCCACCTCGGCCGACCGCACGGCCGTGAGCGACGTCCGAGCAGCCCGGGACGCCGCCTGCGCCGACGCACGGGTGCCCGTCGAGCGTGTGGGGGCGATCGTCGTCGGGGTCCAGGCCGCAGCCGACCCGACGACGGGAGACCTGTGGCTCGTGGGCGACCTGCCGGGTTGGCCCCGCCTCGCCGTCCGCTCGCTCCTCGAGCAGGAGTTCGGCATCCCCGTGCACATCGAGAACGACGTCAACCTCGCGACGATCGCCGAGCAGGACGCCGGCCGGTGCGACGACACGAGCTTCTCCCTGCTCTGGATCGGGCAGGGGATCGGCCTCGGCACCCTCATCGACGGCCGTCTCCACCACGGCGCGACAGGCGCGGCCGGCGAGCTCGGGTACCTCCCCGTGCCCGTGACCGTGCGCGAGTACGACGACCACTCCGTCAATCTTCAGGACCTCGTGGGTGGCCGCCGGCTCGAGGAGCTCGCCGTGCGGTACGGCGTCCCCGGCGTCGGGTACACCGAGCATCTCGCGGCCATGGTCGCCGACCCGGACAGCCCCGCCGTGGTCGCGCTCGTCGAGGACTTCGGGCGGCGCCTCGCCACGGTCGTCCAACCGGTCGTCGCGGTCGTCGAACCACATCTCATCGTCCTGAGCGGCCCGACGTGCATCGCCGGCGGGCAGCGCCTCGCCGACGCGACCCGCAGCCACCTCACGGACACCGAGCAGGGGGTGGCCCTGATCGTCCCGGCGCTGGCCCCCTCGGCCCCGGTCCTGCGGGGCGCCCAGGCGGTCGTGGCGGCGGAGGTCCGCGCGCTCCTGCTCGACCGCGTCTCGCCCCACATCGTCGACCACGGCACGCACGGCGCACCTCTCCAGACGGTCCGCGCGACCGCAGCGCACCTCGGCGCCGCGGCGCCCTCACGCTCGGGGTAG
- the ilvN gene encoding acetolactate synthase small subunit, with amino-acid sequence MSRHTLSVLVENKPGVLTRVAGLFARRAFNIHSLAVGPTEHEEISRITVVVDVDQNPLEQVTKQLNKLVNVIKIVELDQASSVQRELLLVKVRADGTNRTGVLEVVELFRAKVVDVVPDAVTIEATGTPEKLSALLGALEPYGVREIVKSGTVAVGRGARSITDRALDRAHRSA; translated from the coding sequence ATGTCCCGTCACACCCTCTCCGTGCTCGTGGAGAACAAGCCCGGTGTGCTCACGCGCGTCGCGGGCCTGTTCGCCCGCCGCGCGTTCAACATCCACTCGCTCGCCGTGGGACCCACGGAGCACGAGGAGATCTCGCGCATCACCGTGGTCGTCGACGTCGACCAGAACCCGCTCGAGCAGGTCACCAAGCAGCTCAACAAGCTCGTCAACGTGATCAAGATCGTCGAGCTCGACCAGGCGTCCTCGGTCCAGCGCGAGCTCCTGCTCGTCAAGGTCCGGGCCGACGGCACGAACCGCACGGGGGTCCTCGAGGTCGTCGAGCTGTTCCGTGCCAAGGTCGTCGACGTCGTCCCCGACGCCGTCACGATCGAGGCCACGGGCACCCCCGAGAAGCTGAGCGCCCTCCTCGGCGCGCTCGAGCCCTACGGGGTCCGTGAGATCGTCAAGTCCGGCACCGTGGCCGTCGGCCGTGGCGCCCGCTCCATCACCGACCGGGCGCTCGACCGCGCCCACCGGTCGGCCTGA
- a CDS encoding GatB/YqeY domain-containing protein yields MTTTIERLTSDLTTAMKARDEFAKNTLRQIIGAVRTAEKSGSTAHELTDAEVQTVLAAEVKKRRESAQIYTDAGAPERADNETREADFIEKYLPASLTAEELDALVASAIVSTGASSMKDMGTVMKTATAAAAGIGRVDGKALSQAVRQALGAL; encoded by the coding sequence ATGACCACCACGATCGAGCGCCTGACCTCCGACCTCACCACCGCCATGAAGGCCCGCGACGAGTTCGCGAAGAACACCCTGCGTCAGATCATCGGCGCCGTCCGCACCGCGGAGAAGTCCGGCTCGACCGCGCACGAGCTGACCGACGCCGAGGTGCAGACCGTCCTGGCCGCCGAGGTCAAGAAGCGTCGCGAGAGCGCGCAGATCTACACCGACGCGGGTGCCCCCGAGCGCGCCGACAACGAGACCCGCGAGGCCGACTTCATCGAGAAGTACCTGCCTGCGAGCCTCACGGCCGAGGAGCTGGACGCGCTCGTGGCCTCCGCGATCGTCTCGACCGGCGCGTCGTCCATGAAGGACATGGGCACGGTCATGAAGACGGCCACGGCTGCGGCCGCGGGCATCGGCCGCGTCGACGGCAAGGCGCTCTCGCAGGCCGTCCGCCAGGCGCTCGGGGCGCTCTGA
- a CDS encoding alpha-glucosidase — translation MPPASSPAPRRAGGWSAGEPPWWTNAVVYQIYPRSFQDSDGDGIGDLRGIERRLDHLVALGVDVVWLSPVYRSPQDDNGYDISDYQDVDPMFGTLEDLDRLLAASHDRGLRVVMDLVVNHSSDEHAWFRASRSSRTDDKRDWYWWRPAREGMEPGTPGAEPTNWRSFFGGSAWEYDQATGEYFLHLFSRKQPDLNWENPDVRRAVHDMMTWWLDRGVDGFRMDVINLISKVPALPDGEVRYGAYGDGSPFYTSGPRVHEFLQEMHREVFAGRPEKLLTVGETPGVTIEDGVLFTDPERHEVDMVFQFEHVGIDHGESKWDVKPLRLTDLKATFGRWQAGLAERGWNSLYWNNHDQPRIVSRFGDDGVHRVASAKALALLLHLHRGTPYVYQGEELGMTNAGFTSIDQYQDIESLGHFHELVDAGVATEEQMLAALRAMSRDNARTPVQWDESEHAGFTTGTPWLAVNPNHAWFNAEAERADLGSVFHFYRRLIALRHDVPVVALGDFHLLLPEHEAVYAFTRALDLPYPVEGPDGVASAASTASRDELLVLVNVGGAEQEVPPEVLAGWEDAELLISTHDDAAGPRGGLASARSSVLRPWEGLVLRRS, via the coding sequence GTGCCCCCCGCCTCCAGCCCCGCACCCCGCCGCGCGGGAGGCTGGTCGGCCGGTGAGCCGCCCTGGTGGACGAACGCGGTGGTCTACCAGATCTATCCGCGGTCCTTCCAGGACTCGGACGGCGACGGGATCGGTGACCTGCGGGGCATCGAGCGGCGCCTGGACCACCTCGTGGCGCTCGGCGTCGACGTCGTGTGGCTCTCGCCCGTGTACCGCTCGCCGCAGGACGACAACGGCTACGACATCAGCGACTACCAGGACGTCGACCCGATGTTCGGGACGCTCGAGGACCTCGACCGGCTGCTGGCCGCGTCCCACGACCGCGGCCTGCGGGTGGTCATGGACCTCGTCGTCAACCATTCCTCCGACGAGCACGCGTGGTTCCGCGCGTCGCGCTCCTCGCGCACCGACGACAAGCGCGACTGGTACTGGTGGCGCCCGGCCCGCGAGGGCATGGAGCCCGGTACCCCCGGCGCCGAGCCCACCAACTGGCGCTCGTTCTTCGGCGGGTCGGCCTGGGAGTACGACCAGGCGACGGGCGAGTACTTCCTCCACCTGTTCTCGCGCAAGCAGCCGGACCTGAACTGGGAGAACCCGGACGTGCGCCGGGCCGTGCACGACATGATGACGTGGTGGCTCGACCGTGGCGTCGACGGATTCCGCATGGACGTCATCAACCTCATCAGCAAGGTCCCTGCCCTGCCCGACGGCGAGGTCCGCTACGGCGCGTACGGAGACGGCAGCCCGTTCTACACGAGCGGTCCGCGCGTGCACGAGTTCCTCCAGGAGATGCACCGCGAGGTCTTCGCCGGGCGGCCCGAGAAGCTCCTGACCGTGGGGGAGACCCCGGGCGTCACGATCGAGGACGGCGTGCTCTTCACGGATCCCGAGCGCCACGAGGTCGACATGGTGTTCCAGTTCGAGCACGTGGGGATCGACCACGGCGAGAGCAAGTGGGACGTCAAGCCCCTGCGCCTGACGGACCTCAAGGCGACGTTCGGGCGCTGGCAGGCGGGACTCGCGGAGCGCGGCTGGAACTCGCTCTACTGGAACAACCACGACCAGCCGCGCATCGTGTCGCGGTTCGGCGACGACGGGGTGCACCGCGTCGCCTCGGCCAAGGCCCTGGCTCTGCTGCTGCACCTGCACCGCGGGACGCCGTACGTCTACCAGGGCGAGGAGCTCGGGATGACGAACGCGGGCTTCACGTCGATCGACCAGTACCAGGACATCGAGTCCTTGGGGCACTTCCACGAGCTGGTGGACGCGGGCGTCGCGACCGAGGAGCAGATGCTCGCGGCGCTGCGTGCCATGAGCCGTGACAACGCCCGCACACCCGTGCAGTGGGACGAGTCGGAGCACGCGGGCTTCACGACGGGCACGCCGTGGCTCGCGGTCAACCCGAACCACGCCTGGTTCAACGCAGAGGCTGAGCGAGCGGACCTCGGGTCGGTCTTCCACTTCTACCGTCGTCTGATCGCGTTGCGGCACGACGTCCCTGTCGTGGCCCTGGGGGACTTCCACCTGCTCCTGCCCGAGCACGAGGCCGTGTACGCGTTCACGCGTGCGCTCGACCTGCCGTACCCGGTCGAGGGGCCCGACGGCGTCGCGTCCGCCGCGAGCACGGCGTCGCGCGACGAGCTGCTCGTCCTGGTCAACGTCGGCGGCGCCGAGCAGGAGGTCCCTCCGGAGGTCCTGGCCGGCTGGGAGGACGCCGAGCTGCTGATCTCGACGCACGACGACGCAGCGGGCCCGCGAGGTGGCCTCGCGAGCGCCCGGTCCTCCGTGCTGCGCCCCTGGGAAGGTCTCGTGCTGCGCCGCTCGTGA
- a CDS encoding acetolactate synthase large subunit codes for MVQGPHPAPPTPSAPAPAGEAVAPKPAPSPASLAARPESRARASVTGERTASLAVGPEEVTGAQSIVRSLEEAGVDVVFGIPGGAILPTYDPLMDSKKLRHILVRHEQGGGHAASGYAHATGRVGVTMATSGPGATNLVTPIADANMDSIPLVAITGQVGASLIGTDAFQEADIVGITLPITKHNFLVTDPDEIPRVIAEAFHIAQTGRPGPVLVDIAKSAMQARTTFSWPQELQLPGYHPVTKPHSKQIREAARLLASARRPVLYVGGGAIRANASAELRKLVDLSGAPVVTTLMARGALPDSHPQNLGMPGMHGTVPAVAALQKADLIVALGARFDDRVTGVLSSFAPHATIVHADIDPAEIGKNRDVDVPIVGDLREVISDLLPELEREHAAKGQPDLGAWWRQIDDWRETYPLGYSEPEDGHLAPQHVIQRLGEISGPDSIYVAGVGQHQMWAAQFIRYEHPRTWLNSGGLGTMGYSIPAAMGAKVGQPDKTVWAIDGDGCFQMTNQELATCTINEIPIKVALINNSSLGMVRQWQTLFYESRYSNTDLYTGRGTQRVPDFVKLADAYGCEGIRVESRSEVDAAIKRAMEIDDRPVVVDFNVSRDAMVWPMVASGVSNDNIQYARGISPAWDRED; via the coding sequence ATGGTCCAGGGTCCCCACCCGGCCCCGCCGACGCCGAGCGCCCCCGCGCCCGCCGGCGAGGCCGTGGCACCGAAGCCAGCCCCGTCCCCCGCGAGCCTCGCCGCCCGCCCCGAGAGCCGAGCACGCGCCTCGGTCACGGGTGAGCGCACGGCGAGCCTCGCCGTCGGGCCCGAGGAGGTGACGGGTGCGCAGTCGATCGTCCGCTCGCTCGAGGAAGCCGGTGTGGACGTCGTCTTCGGCATCCCCGGCGGCGCGATCCTGCCGACGTACGACCCGCTCATGGACTCCAAGAAGCTCCGCCACATCCTCGTGCGCCACGAGCAGGGCGGCGGCCACGCGGCCTCGGGCTACGCCCACGCGACGGGCCGCGTCGGCGTGACCATGGCGACGTCGGGCCCCGGCGCGACGAACCTCGTCACGCCCATCGCCGACGCCAACATGGACTCGATCCCGCTCGTGGCCATCACGGGCCAGGTCGGCGCGTCCCTGATCGGGACCGACGCCTTCCAGGAGGCGGACATCGTCGGCATCACCCTGCCGATCACCAAGCACAACTTCCTCGTCACCGACCCCGACGAGATCCCGCGCGTCATCGCCGAGGCCTTCCACATCGCCCAGACCGGGCGCCCCGGGCCGGTCCTCGTCGACATCGCGAAGTCCGCGATGCAGGCGCGCACCACGTTCTCCTGGCCCCAGGAGCTGCAGCTTCCCGGGTACCACCCGGTGACCAAGCCGCACTCCAAGCAGATCCGTGAGGCTGCCCGCCTGCTGGCGTCCGCGCGCCGTCCCGTGCTGTACGTGGGCGGCGGCGCGATCCGTGCCAACGCCTCGGCCGAGCTGCGCAAGCTCGTCGACCTGTCGGGCGCCCCCGTCGTGACCACGCTCATGGCCCGCGGCGCACTGCCCGACTCGCACCCGCAGAACCTCGGCATGCCCGGCATGCACGGCACGGTCCCCGCGGTCGCCGCGCTCCAGAAGGCCGACCTCATCGTGGCCCTCGGCGCGCGCTTCGACGACCGCGTCACGGGCGTCCTGTCGAGCTTCGCCCCGCACGCCACGATCGTGCACGCCGACATCGACCCCGCCGAGATCGGCAAGAACCGTGACGTGGACGTCCCCATCGTGGGCGACCTGCGCGAGGTCATCTCCGACCTGCTGCCCGAGCTCGAGCGCGAGCACGCGGCCAAGGGGCAACCGGACCTCGGTGCCTGGTGGCGCCAGATCGACGACTGGCGCGAGACCTACCCCCTCGGCTACTCCGAGCCCGAGGACGGGCACCTCGCCCCCCAGCACGTCATCCAGCGCCTGGGCGAGATCTCCGGTCCCGACTCGATCTACGTCGCGGGCGTCGGCCAGCACCAGATGTGGGCCGCTCAGTTCATCCGCTACGAGCACCCCAGGACGTGGCTCAACTCGGGCGGCCTGGGCACCATGGGCTACTCGATCCCCGCCGCGATGGGAGCCAAGGTCGGGCAGCCCGACAAGACCGTCTGGGCGATCGACGGCGACGGCTGCTTCCAGATGACCAACCAGGAGCTCGCGACCTGCACGATCAACGAGATCCCCATCAAGGTCGCGCTGATCAACAACTCCTCGCTCGGCATGGTCCGCCAGTGGCAGACCCTGTTCTACGAGTCCCGCTACTCCAACACCGACCTGTACACCGGCCGCGGGACGCAGCGGGTGCCCGACTTCGTGAAGCTCGCCGACGCCTACGGCTGCGAGGGCATCCGGGTCGAGTCCAGGAGCGAGGTCGACGCCGCGATCAAGCGCGCCATGGAGATCGACGACCGACCCGTCGTCGTCGACTTCAACGTCTCGCGCGACGCCATGGTCTGGCCCATGGTCGCCTCGGGCGTGAGCAACGACAACATCCAGTACGCACGCGGCATCTCGCCCGCGTGGGACCGCGAAGACTGA
- the ilvD gene encoding dihydroxy-acid dehydratase codes for MASDDIDIKPRSRTVTDGIEATASRGMLRAVGMGDEDWVKPQIGIASSWNEITPCNLSLDRLAQGAKEGVHAGGGYPLQFGTISVSDGISMGHEGMHFSLVSRDVIADSVETVMQAERLDGSVLLAGCDKSLPGMLMAAARLDLASVFLYAGSIMPGWVKLSDGTEKDVTLIDAFEAVGACSRGLMSREDLDRIERAICPGEGACGGMYTANTMASVAEAMGMSLPGSAAPPSADRRRDNFAHRSGEAVVELLRRGITARDIMTKEAFENAIAVVMAFGGSTNAVLHLLAIAHEAEVELTLADFDRVAAKVPHLGDLKPFGRYVMNDVDRIGGVPVVMKALLDAGLIHGDALTVTGRTVAENLAEIDPPDPDGKILRALDNPIHRTGGITILGGSLAPEGAVVKSAGFDSDVFEGTARVFERERAALDALEDGTITDGDVVVIRYEGPKGGPGMREMLAITGAIKGAGLGKTVLLLTDGRFSGGTTGLCVGHVAPEAVDAGPIAFVRDGDRIRLDVAHKTLDLLVDEDELEARKEGWAPLAPTFTRGVLAKYAKLVQSASRGAILE; via the coding sequence ATGGCCAGCGACGACATCGACATCAAGCCCCGTTCCCGCACCGTGACCGACGGCATCGAGGCCACGGCCTCGCGCGGCATGCTCCGCGCCGTCGGCATGGGAGACGAGGACTGGGTCAAGCCCCAGATCGGCATCGCGAGCTCGTGGAACGAGATCACGCCGTGCAACCTCTCGCTCGACCGGCTCGCGCAGGGAGCCAAGGAGGGCGTGCACGCCGGCGGCGGGTATCCGCTGCAGTTCGGCACCATCTCCGTGTCCGACGGCATCTCGATGGGGCACGAGGGCATGCACTTCTCGCTCGTGTCGCGCGACGTCATCGCGGACTCGGTCGAGACCGTCATGCAGGCCGAGCGGCTCGACGGGTCCGTGCTGCTCGCCGGGTGCGACAAGTCGCTGCCCGGCATGCTCATGGCCGCCGCGCGCCTCGACCTCGCGAGCGTCTTCCTCTACGCGGGCTCGATCATGCCCGGCTGGGTCAAGCTCTCCGACGGCACCGAGAAGGACGTCACGCTCATCGACGCGTTCGAGGCCGTGGGCGCGTGCTCGCGCGGGCTCATGAGCCGGGAGGACCTCGACCGGATCGAGCGCGCGATCTGTCCGGGCGAGGGCGCGTGCGGCGGCATGTACACCGCGAACACCATGGCGTCGGTCGCCGAGGCGATGGGCATGTCGCTCCCCGGCTCGGCCGCACCGCCCTCGGCCGACCGTCGCCGCGACAACTTCGCGCACCGCTCGGGCGAGGCCGTGGTCGAGCTGCTGCGCCGCGGCATCACGGCGCGCGACATCATGACCAAGGAGGCGTTCGAGAACGCGATCGCGGTCGTCATGGCGTTCGGCGGCTCGACCAACGCGGTGCTCCACCTGCTCGCGATCGCGCACGAGGCAGAGGTCGAGCTGACGCTGGCCGACTTCGACCGCGTGGCCGCGAAGGTCCCGCACCTGGGCGACCTCAAGCCGTTCGGCCGGTACGTCATGAACGACGTCGACCGCATCGGCGGCGTGCCCGTGGTGATGAAGGCTCTGCTCGACGCGGGGCTGATCCACGGCGACGCGCTCACGGTCACGGGCCGGACGGTCGCCGAGAACCTTGCGGAGATCGACCCCCCGGACCCTGACGGCAAGATCCTGCGCGCCCTCGACAACCCCATCCACCGCACGGGTGGCATCACGATCCTCGGCGGCTCGCTCGCGCCCGAGGGGGCGGTCGTGAAGTCCGCGGGCTTCGACTCCGACGTGTTCGAGGGCACGGCCCGCGTGTTCGAGCGCGAGCGCGCGGCCCTCGACGCGCTCGAGGACGGGACCATCACGGACGGCGACGTCGTCGTCATCCGGTACGAGGGGCCCAAGGGCGGGCCGGGCATGCGCGAGATGCTCGCGATCACGGGAGCCATCAAGGGCGCGGGCCTCGGCAAGACCGTGTTGCTCCTGACCGACGGCCGCTTCTCGGGCGGGACGACCGGGCTGTGCGTGGGGCACGTGGCGCCCGAGGCCGTCGACGCGGGGCCCATCGCGTTCGTGCGCGACGGCGACCGCATCCGTCTCGACGTCGCGCACAAGACGCTGGACCTGCTGGTCGACGAGGACGAGCTCGAGGCTCGCAAGGAAGGGTGGGCGCCTCTGGCGCCGACCTTCACCCGGGGAGTCCTCGCCAAGTACGCCAAGCTCGTCCAGTCGGCATCGCGCGGTGCGATCCTCGAGTAG
- a CDS encoding ASCH domain-containing protein — protein MSHHDDRGPDSTNEGGADRAPRDARGDEHRAASDVPVGESPGEVESDPRGEEILEFWETARVRAGEGKVGVVTGFGISATVPPPAWSFGDNPVLADGLLAAVLSGDKTATSSSHWEYGADVPLPQVGELSIILDGDGHPRALIRTTSVEVVPFDQVTADFAAAEGEDDRTLDSWRAGHREYFSRVLVGQEFRDDMPVVCERFELRFPRQR, from the coding sequence ATGAGCCACCACGACGACCGCGGACCGGACAGCACGAACGAGGGCGGCGCCGACCGGGCGCCGCGGGACGCCCGGGGCGACGAGCACCGGGCCGCCTCGGACGTTCCCGTGGGGGAGAGCCCCGGCGAGGTCGAGAGCGACCCCCGCGGCGAGGAGATCCTCGAGTTCTGGGAGACCGCTCGCGTCCGCGCCGGGGAGGGCAAGGTCGGTGTGGTGACGGGCTTCGGGATCTCGGCGACCGTGCCGCCGCCCGCGTGGTCCTTCGGGGACAACCCTGTGCTCGCGGACGGCCTGCTCGCAGCGGTCCTGTCGGGCGACAAGACCGCGACGTCGTCGTCGCACTGGGAGTACGGCGCCGACGTGCCGCTGCCCCAGGTCGGCGAGCTCTCGATCATCCTCGACGGTGACGGGCACCCGCGGGCCCTGATCCGCACCACGTCGGTCGAGGTCGTGCCGTTCGACCAGGTCACGGCCGACTTCGCGGCAGCCGAGGGCGAGGACGACCGGACGCTCGACTCCTGGCGGGCGGGCCACCGCGAGTACTTCTCGCGGGTCCTCGTGGGCCAGGAGTTCCGCGACGACATGCCCGTGGTGTGCGAGCGGTTCGAGCTCCGGTTCCCGCGGCAGCGATGA